From the genome of Lepidochelys kempii isolate rLepKem1 chromosome 17, rLepKem1.hap2, whole genome shotgun sequence, one region includes:
- the VTN gene encoding vitronectin has product MRLLVPALMLGLLCGASAVEESCVGHCEDGFNAQRKCQCDALCMYYGSCCSDYASTCKLKVTRGDMFAFPEDDYMDYSTSATLGETTEVLDTATDPPTTSPDPVTAAAADSVTVPGSGAPLLVPTGREELEQVQQEEEEEEELCSGKPFDAFTDLKNGSLYAFRGKYVYELDEKSVRPGYPKLIRDVWGIEGPIDAAFTRINCQGKTYIFQSVLALR; this is encoded by the exons ATGAGGCTGCTGgtcccagctctgatgctgggTTTGCTCTGCGGGGCTTCTGCAGTTGAAG AGTCTTGTGTGGGCCACTGCGAGGATGGTTTCAATGCCCAGAGGAAGTGCCAGTGTGATGCCCTCTGCATGTACTATGGGAGCTGCTGCAGTGACTACGCCAGCACCTGCAAGCTGAAAG TGACCCGCGGGGACATGTTTGCGTTCCCCGAGGACGACTACATGGACTACAGCACCAGCGCTACCCTGGGTGAAACCACAGAGGTCCTCGACACAGCGACTGACCCCCCAACCACATCTCCAGACCCAGTCACTGCTGCCGCTGCGGATTCGGTCACGGTGCCAGGCAGTGGTGCCCCCCTGCTGGTGCCCACTGGGCGGGAAGAGCTGGAGCaggtgcagcaggaggaggaggaggaggaggagctgtgcAGCGGGAAGCCCTTTGATGCGTTCACGGACCTGAAGAACGGTTCTCTCTACGCGTTCCGAG GGAAATACGTCTACGAACTGGACGAGAAAAGCGTGAGGCCCGGCTACCCCAAGCTCATCCGCGATGTCTGGGGCATCGAGGGGCCCATCGATGCCGCCTTCACACGCATTAACTGTCAGGGCAAGACCTACATTTTCCAG TCAGTATTGGCGCTTCGATGA